In Oncorhynchus nerka isolate Pitt River linkage group LG21, Oner_Uvic_2.0, whole genome shotgun sequence, the following are encoded in one genomic region:
- the LOC115103633 gene encoding desumoylating isopeptidase 1-like, which translates to MLGKQLDGIWHSAIVVYGDKFYFGGVGISSCSLGGTMLGSQDIVVEFGNTEVTEEIFMDYLSLLGENTYRGDKYRLFEHNCNTFTNEVAQFLTGRKIPSYITDLPSEVLSTPFGQILRPILISIHIAPPGGNIINGRHS; encoded by the exons ATGTTAG GAAAACAACTTGATGGCATTTG GCACTCAGCCATTGTGGTTTATGGAGACAAGTTCTACTTTGGAGGAGTGGGTATTTCCAGCTGCTCACTG GGTGGAACAATGCTTGGTTCCCAAGACATTGTGGTGGAATTTGGAAACACAGAGGTGACAGAGGAGATCTTCATGGACTACCTGTCCTTGCtaggagagaacacatacag AGGTGACAAGTATAGGTTGTTTGAGCACAACTGTAACACCTTCACTAATGAGGTGGCCCAGTTCTTAACAGGCCGGAAGATCCCTTCTTACATCACAGACCTGCCCTCCGAAGTGCTCTCCAC ACCCTTTGGTCAGATACTCCGGCCTATACTGATCTCCATCCACATCGCTCCTCCTGGGGGGAACATCATCAACGGTCGCCACAGCTGA
- the LOC115104265 gene encoding uncharacterized protein LOC115104265 isoform X4: MELSSIGEQVFAVESITKKRVRKGNVEYLLKWQGWPPNTLTGELATTVRHLVHFRNVKSPSRSSVNPIPHASKTEGYSTWEPEDHILDPRLVLAYEEKEEKDRALAYRRKGLRPRRLVLRSSLLLQNIYAMDLRSAHKVPDTPRLRLSLTRSMGSELDQGSLPYRAGEGGSVYPRLARRKNKQRVSKPVSDNNSLQPLTRIQDPMEHEWQGAEERPESELTTGHSRSECSYPMMEQEVESTTDRVESCGSTLGSGDETLGGGALLRVTGAGYRSEGGTSETGQEQMDRTDQSESCVSAEGPEDLNISNRLVDSDTEVELGTDTLIDRVERLGTANAIERVEGLGTDYFIDRVEEMGTHILIDRDSTSVVDVGDETVADGSVVCTDVEVAEEVVENDTKQQGEEVVTQCPDSSGAEVNPGKVIVTYVTINSLTVTFKEALAAEGFFKS; the protein is encoded by the exons ATGGAATTGTCATCTATAGGCGAACAAGTGTTTGCAGTTGAATCAATAACCAAGAAGAGAGTCAGAAAG GGTAATGTGGAATACTTATTGAAGTGGCAGGGATGGCCACCAAA TACACTGACAGGAGAACTGGCAACCACCGTACGCCATTTGGTGCATTTTCGTAATGTGAAGAGTCCGTCCAGATCCAGCGTTAATCCGATTCCGCACGCATCTAAAACTGAAGG GTACAGCACCTGGGAACCAGAGGACCACATACTGGACCCACGCCTGGTGCTGGCTTATGAAGAGAA GGAGGAGAAGGACCGAGCCCTGGCATACCGCAGGAAAGGACTCAGACCACGAAGACTCGTCTTACGG TCTTCTCTTCTCCTACAGAATATCTATGCCATGGACCTCCGTAGTGCACACAAAGTCCCAGATACCCCTCGTCTGCGCCTCTCCCTTACCCGCTCCATGGGCTCCGAGCTGGACCAGGGCAGTCTGCCATACAgggcgggggagggagggagcgtctACCCCCGCCTGGCAAGACGCAAGAACAAGCAGAGGGTGTCCAAACCTGTGTCTGACAACAATTCCCTTCAACCACTGACCCGCATACAGGACCCCATGGAGCATGAATGGCAAGGCGCAGAGGAGAGACCGGAATCAGAGTTAACAACAG GGCATAGCCGGTCAGAGTGCAGCTATCCCATGATGGAGCAGGAGGTGGAGTCGACGACTGACAGAGTGGAGAGTTGTGGTTCCACACTGGGCTCTGGAGATGAGACATTGGGGGGTGGGGCCTTGTTGAGGGTGACAGGGGCAGGGTACAGGTCAGAGGGTGGGACCTCTGAAACTGGACAGGAACAAATGGATAGGACTGATCAATCAGAGAGCTGTGTTTCTGCAGAGGGTCCAGAAGACCTTAACATTAGCAATAGGTTAGTGGACAGTGACACAGAAGTGGAATTGGGGACAGATACCTTGATTGACAGGGTAGAAAGGTTAGGCACAGCTAATGCTATTGAGAGGGTAGAGGGGTTGGGGACAGATTATTTTATTGacagggtagaggagatggggacacaTATTCTGATTGACAGGGATAGCACTTCAGTGGTGGATGTTGGAGATGAAACCGTGGCTGATGGTTCTGTGGTCTGTACCGATGTTGAGGTTGCAGAGGAAGTGGTGGAGAATGACACAAAACAGCAAGGTGAAGAGGTTGTGACACAGTGTCCAGACAGTAGTGGCGCAGAAGTGAATCCTGGCAAAGTGATTGTGACCTATGTGACTATCAACTCTTTGACCGTAACTTTCAAAGAGGCCTTGGCAGCTGAAGGGTTTTTTAAGAGCTGA
- the LOC115104265 gene encoding uncharacterized protein LOC115104265 isoform X3 produces MELSSIGEQVFAVESITKKRVRKGNVEYLLKWQGWPPNTLTGELATTVRHLVHFRNVKSPSRSSVNPIPHASKTEGYSTWEPEDHILDPRLVLAYEEKEEKDRALAYRRKGLRPRRLVLRSSLLLQNIYAMDLRSAHKVPDTPRLRLSLTRSMGSELDQGSLPYRAGEGGSVYPRLARRKNKQRVSKPVSDNNSLQPLTRIQDPMEHEWQGAEERPESELTTGTRHSRSECSYPMMEQEVESTTDRVESCGSTLGSGDETLGGGALLRVTGAGYRSEGGTSETGQEQMDRTDQSESCVSAEGPEDLNISNRLVDSDTEVELGTDTLIDRVERLGTANAIERVEGLGTDYFIDRVEEMGTHILIDRDSTSVVDVGDETVADGSVVCTDVEVAEEVVENDTKQQGEEVVTQCPDSSGAEVNPGKVIVTYVTINSLTVTFKEALAAEGFFKS; encoded by the exons ATGGAATTGTCATCTATAGGCGAACAAGTGTTTGCAGTTGAATCAATAACCAAGAAGAGAGTCAGAAAG GGTAATGTGGAATACTTATTGAAGTGGCAGGGATGGCCACCAAA TACACTGACAGGAGAACTGGCAACCACCGTACGCCATTTGGTGCATTTTCGTAATGTGAAGAGTCCGTCCAGATCCAGCGTTAATCCGATTCCGCACGCATCTAAAACTGAAGG GTACAGCACCTGGGAACCAGAGGACCACATACTGGACCCACGCCTGGTGCTGGCTTATGAAGAGAA GGAGGAGAAGGACCGAGCCCTGGCATACCGCAGGAAAGGACTCAGACCACGAAGACTCGTCTTACGG TCTTCTCTTCTCCTACAGAATATCTATGCCATGGACCTCCGTAGTGCACACAAAGTCCCAGATACCCCTCGTCTGCGCCTCTCCCTTACCCGCTCCATGGGCTCCGAGCTGGACCAGGGCAGTCTGCCATACAgggcgggggagggagggagcgtctACCCCCGCCTGGCAAGACGCAAGAACAAGCAGAGGGTGTCCAAACCTGTGTCTGACAACAATTCCCTTCAACCACTGACCCGCATACAGGACCCCATGGAGCATGAATGGCAAGGCGCAGAGGAGAGACCGGAATCAGAGTTAACAACAGGCACAC GGCATAGCCGGTCAGAGTGCAGCTATCCCATGATGGAGCAGGAGGTGGAGTCGACGACTGACAGAGTGGAGAGTTGTGGTTCCACACTGGGCTCTGGAGATGAGACATTGGGGGGTGGGGCCTTGTTGAGGGTGACAGGGGCAGGGTACAGGTCAGAGGGTGGGACCTCTGAAACTGGACAGGAACAAATGGATAGGACTGATCAATCAGAGAGCTGTGTTTCTGCAGAGGGTCCAGAAGACCTTAACATTAGCAATAGGTTAGTGGACAGTGACACAGAAGTGGAATTGGGGACAGATACCTTGATTGACAGGGTAGAAAGGTTAGGCACAGCTAATGCTATTGAGAGGGTAGAGGGGTTGGGGACAGATTATTTTATTGacagggtagaggagatggggacacaTATTCTGATTGACAGGGATAGCACTTCAGTGGTGGATGTTGGAGATGAAACCGTGGCTGATGGTTCTGTGGTCTGTACCGATGTTGAGGTTGCAGAGGAAGTGGTGGAGAATGACACAAAACAGCAAGGTGAAGAGGTTGTGACACAGTGTCCAGACAGTAGTGGCGCAGAAGTGAATCCTGGCAAAGTGATTGTGACCTATGTGACTATCAACTCTTTGACCGTAACTTTCAAAGAGGCCTTGGCAGCTGAAGGGTTTTTTAAGAGCTGA
- the LOC115104265 gene encoding uncharacterized protein LOC115104265 isoform X1 — translation MELSSIGEQVFAVESITKKRVRKGNVEYLLKWQGWPPNTLTGELATTVRHLVHFRNVKSPSRSSVNPIPHASKTEGYSTWEPEDHILDPRLVLAYEEKEEKDRALAYRRKGLRPRRLVLRSSLLLQNIYAMDLRSAHKVPDTPRLRLSLTRSMGSELDQGSLPYRAGEGGSVYPRLARRKNKQRVSKPVSDNNSLQPLTRIQDPMEHEWQGAEERPESELTTGTRENRLFRHSRSECSYPMMEQEVESTTDRVESCGSTLGSGDETLGGGALLRVTGAGYRSEGGTSETGQEQMDRTDQSESCVSAEGPEDLNISNRLVDSDTEVELGTDTLIDRVERLGTANAIERVEGLGTDYFIDRVEEMGTHILIDRDSTSVVDVGDETVADGSVVCTDVEVAEEVVENDTKQQGEEVVTQCPDSSGAEVNPGKVIVTYVTINSLTVTFKEALAAEGFFKS, via the exons ATGGAATTGTCATCTATAGGCGAACAAGTGTTTGCAGTTGAATCAATAACCAAGAAGAGAGTCAGAAAG GGTAATGTGGAATACTTATTGAAGTGGCAGGGATGGCCACCAAA TACACTGACAGGAGAACTGGCAACCACCGTACGCCATTTGGTGCATTTTCGTAATGTGAAGAGTCCGTCCAGATCCAGCGTTAATCCGATTCCGCACGCATCTAAAACTGAAGG GTACAGCACCTGGGAACCAGAGGACCACATACTGGACCCACGCCTGGTGCTGGCTTATGAAGAGAA GGAGGAGAAGGACCGAGCCCTGGCATACCGCAGGAAAGGACTCAGACCACGAAGACTCGTCTTACGG TCTTCTCTTCTCCTACAGAATATCTATGCCATGGACCTCCGTAGTGCACACAAAGTCCCAGATACCCCTCGTCTGCGCCTCTCCCTTACCCGCTCCATGGGCTCCGAGCTGGACCAGGGCAGTCTGCCATACAgggcgggggagggagggagcgtctACCCCCGCCTGGCAAGACGCAAGAACAAGCAGAGGGTGTCCAAACCTGTGTCTGACAACAATTCCCTTCAACCACTGACCCGCATACAGGACCCCATGGAGCATGAATGGCAAGGCGCAGAGGAGAGACCGGAATCAGAGTTAACAACAGGCACACGTGAAAACCGTCTATTCA GGCATAGCCGGTCAGAGTGCAGCTATCCCATGATGGAGCAGGAGGTGGAGTCGACGACTGACAGAGTGGAGAGTTGTGGTTCCACACTGGGCTCTGGAGATGAGACATTGGGGGGTGGGGCCTTGTTGAGGGTGACAGGGGCAGGGTACAGGTCAGAGGGTGGGACCTCTGAAACTGGACAGGAACAAATGGATAGGACTGATCAATCAGAGAGCTGTGTTTCTGCAGAGGGTCCAGAAGACCTTAACATTAGCAATAGGTTAGTGGACAGTGACACAGAAGTGGAATTGGGGACAGATACCTTGATTGACAGGGTAGAAAGGTTAGGCACAGCTAATGCTATTGAGAGGGTAGAGGGGTTGGGGACAGATTATTTTATTGacagggtagaggagatggggacacaTATTCTGATTGACAGGGATAGCACTTCAGTGGTGGATGTTGGAGATGAAACCGTGGCTGATGGTTCTGTGGTCTGTACCGATGTTGAGGTTGCAGAGGAAGTGGTGGAGAATGACACAAAACAGCAAGGTGAAGAGGTTGTGACACAGTGTCCAGACAGTAGTGGCGCAGAAGTGAATCCTGGCAAAGTGATTGTGACCTATGTGACTATCAACTCTTTGACCGTAACTTTCAAAGAGGCCTTGGCAGCTGAAGGGTTTTTTAAGAGCTGA
- the LOC115104265 gene encoding uncharacterized protein LOC115104265 isoform X2 produces MELSSIGEQVFAVESITKKRVRKGNVEYLLKWQGWPPNTLTGELATTVRHLVHFRNVKSPSRSSVNPIPHASKTEGYSTWEPEDHILDPRLVLAYEEKEEKDRALAYRRKGLRPRRLVLRNIYAMDLRSAHKVPDTPRLRLSLTRSMGSELDQGSLPYRAGEGGSVYPRLARRKNKQRVSKPVSDNNSLQPLTRIQDPMEHEWQGAEERPESELTTGTRENRLFRHSRSECSYPMMEQEVESTTDRVESCGSTLGSGDETLGGGALLRVTGAGYRSEGGTSETGQEQMDRTDQSESCVSAEGPEDLNISNRLVDSDTEVELGTDTLIDRVERLGTANAIERVEGLGTDYFIDRVEEMGTHILIDRDSTSVVDVGDETVADGSVVCTDVEVAEEVVENDTKQQGEEVVTQCPDSSGAEVNPGKVIVTYVTINSLTVTFKEALAAEGFFKS; encoded by the exons ATGGAATTGTCATCTATAGGCGAACAAGTGTTTGCAGTTGAATCAATAACCAAGAAGAGAGTCAGAAAG GGTAATGTGGAATACTTATTGAAGTGGCAGGGATGGCCACCAAA TACACTGACAGGAGAACTGGCAACCACCGTACGCCATTTGGTGCATTTTCGTAATGTGAAGAGTCCGTCCAGATCCAGCGTTAATCCGATTCCGCACGCATCTAAAACTGAAGG GTACAGCACCTGGGAACCAGAGGACCACATACTGGACCCACGCCTGGTGCTGGCTTATGAAGAGAA GGAGGAGAAGGACCGAGCCCTGGCATACCGCAGGAAAGGACTCAGACCACGAAGACTCGTCTTACGG AATATCTATGCCATGGACCTCCGTAGTGCACACAAAGTCCCAGATACCCCTCGTCTGCGCCTCTCCCTTACCCGCTCCATGGGCTCCGAGCTGGACCAGGGCAGTCTGCCATACAgggcgggggagggagggagcgtctACCCCCGCCTGGCAAGACGCAAGAACAAGCAGAGGGTGTCCAAACCTGTGTCTGACAACAATTCCCTTCAACCACTGACCCGCATACAGGACCCCATGGAGCATGAATGGCAAGGCGCAGAGGAGAGACCGGAATCAGAGTTAACAACAGGCACACGTGAAAACCGTCTATTCA GGCATAGCCGGTCAGAGTGCAGCTATCCCATGATGGAGCAGGAGGTGGAGTCGACGACTGACAGAGTGGAGAGTTGTGGTTCCACACTGGGCTCTGGAGATGAGACATTGGGGGGTGGGGCCTTGTTGAGGGTGACAGGGGCAGGGTACAGGTCAGAGGGTGGGACCTCTGAAACTGGACAGGAACAAATGGATAGGACTGATCAATCAGAGAGCTGTGTTTCTGCAGAGGGTCCAGAAGACCTTAACATTAGCAATAGGTTAGTGGACAGTGACACAGAAGTGGAATTGGGGACAGATACCTTGATTGACAGGGTAGAAAGGTTAGGCACAGCTAATGCTATTGAGAGGGTAGAGGGGTTGGGGACAGATTATTTTATTGacagggtagaggagatggggacacaTATTCTGATTGACAGGGATAGCACTTCAGTGGTGGATGTTGGAGATGAAACCGTGGCTGATGGTTCTGTGGTCTGTACCGATGTTGAGGTTGCAGAGGAAGTGGTGGAGAATGACACAAAACAGCAAGGTGAAGAGGTTGTGACACAGTGTCCAGACAGTAGTGGCGCAGAAGTGAATCCTGGCAAAGTGATTGTGACCTATGTGACTATCAACTCTTTGACCGTAACTTTCAAAGAGGCCTTGGCAGCTGAAGGGTTTTTTAAGAGCTGA
- the LOC115104265 gene encoding uncharacterized protein LOC115104265 isoform X5 yields MELSSIGEQVFAVESITKKRVRKGNVEYLLKWQGWPPKYSTWEPEDHILDPRLVLAYEEKEEKDRALAYRRKGLRPRRLVLRSSLLLQNIYAMDLRSAHKVPDTPRLRLSLTRSMGSELDQGSLPYRAGEGGSVYPRLARRKNKQRVSKPVSDNNSLQPLTRIQDPMEHEWQGAEERPESELTTGTRENRLFRHSRSECSYPMMEQEVESTTDRVESCGSTLGSGDETLGGGALLRVTGAGYRSEGGTSETGQEQMDRTDQSESCVSAEGPEDLNISNRLVDSDTEVELGTDTLIDRVERLGTANAIERVEGLGTDYFIDRVEEMGTHILIDRDSTSVVDVGDETVADGSVVCTDVEVAEEVVENDTKQQGEEVVTQCPDSSGAEVNPGKVIVTYVTINSLTVTFKEALAAEGFFKS; encoded by the exons ATGGAATTGTCATCTATAGGCGAACAAGTGTTTGCAGTTGAATCAATAACCAAGAAGAGAGTCAGAAAG GGTAATGTGGAATACTTATTGAAGTGGCAGGGATGGCCACCAAA GTACAGCACCTGGGAACCAGAGGACCACATACTGGACCCACGCCTGGTGCTGGCTTATGAAGAGAA GGAGGAGAAGGACCGAGCCCTGGCATACCGCAGGAAAGGACTCAGACCACGAAGACTCGTCTTACGG TCTTCTCTTCTCCTACAGAATATCTATGCCATGGACCTCCGTAGTGCACACAAAGTCCCAGATACCCCTCGTCTGCGCCTCTCCCTTACCCGCTCCATGGGCTCCGAGCTGGACCAGGGCAGTCTGCCATACAgggcgggggagggagggagcgtctACCCCCGCCTGGCAAGACGCAAGAACAAGCAGAGGGTGTCCAAACCTGTGTCTGACAACAATTCCCTTCAACCACTGACCCGCATACAGGACCCCATGGAGCATGAATGGCAAGGCGCAGAGGAGAGACCGGAATCAGAGTTAACAACAGGCACACGTGAAAACCGTCTATTCA GGCATAGCCGGTCAGAGTGCAGCTATCCCATGATGGAGCAGGAGGTGGAGTCGACGACTGACAGAGTGGAGAGTTGTGGTTCCACACTGGGCTCTGGAGATGAGACATTGGGGGGTGGGGCCTTGTTGAGGGTGACAGGGGCAGGGTACAGGTCAGAGGGTGGGACCTCTGAAACTGGACAGGAACAAATGGATAGGACTGATCAATCAGAGAGCTGTGTTTCTGCAGAGGGTCCAGAAGACCTTAACATTAGCAATAGGTTAGTGGACAGTGACACAGAAGTGGAATTGGGGACAGATACCTTGATTGACAGGGTAGAAAGGTTAGGCACAGCTAATGCTATTGAGAGGGTAGAGGGGTTGGGGACAGATTATTTTATTGacagggtagaggagatggggacacaTATTCTGATTGACAGGGATAGCACTTCAGTGGTGGATGTTGGAGATGAAACCGTGGCTGATGGTTCTGTGGTCTGTACCGATGTTGAGGTTGCAGAGGAAGTGGTGGAGAATGACACAAAACAGCAAGGTGAAGAGGTTGTGACACAGTGTCCAGACAGTAGTGGCGCAGAAGTGAATCCTGGCAAAGTGATTGTGACCTATGTGACTATCAACTCTTTGACCGTAACTTTCAAAGAGGCCTTGGCAGCTGAAGGGTTTTTTAAGAGCTGA
- the LOC115104265 gene encoding uncharacterized protein LOC115104265 isoform X6, whose product MELSSIGEQVFAVESITKKRVRKGNVEYLLKWQGWPPKYSTWEPEDHILDPRLVLAYEEKEEKDRALAYRRKGLRPRRLVLRNIYAMDLRSAHKVPDTPRLRLSLTRSMGSELDQGSLPYRAGEGGSVYPRLARRKNKQRVSKPVSDNNSLQPLTRIQDPMEHEWQGAEERPESELTTGTRENRLFRHSRSECSYPMMEQEVESTTDRVESCGSTLGSGDETLGGGALLRVTGAGYRSEGGTSETGQEQMDRTDQSESCVSAEGPEDLNISNRLVDSDTEVELGTDTLIDRVERLGTANAIERVEGLGTDYFIDRVEEMGTHILIDRDSTSVVDVGDETVADGSVVCTDVEVAEEVVENDTKQQGEEVVTQCPDSSGAEVNPGKVIVTYVTINSLTVTFKEALAAEGFFKS is encoded by the exons ATGGAATTGTCATCTATAGGCGAACAAGTGTTTGCAGTTGAATCAATAACCAAGAAGAGAGTCAGAAAG GGTAATGTGGAATACTTATTGAAGTGGCAGGGATGGCCACCAAA GTACAGCACCTGGGAACCAGAGGACCACATACTGGACCCACGCCTGGTGCTGGCTTATGAAGAGAA GGAGGAGAAGGACCGAGCCCTGGCATACCGCAGGAAAGGACTCAGACCACGAAGACTCGTCTTACGG AATATCTATGCCATGGACCTCCGTAGTGCACACAAAGTCCCAGATACCCCTCGTCTGCGCCTCTCCCTTACCCGCTCCATGGGCTCCGAGCTGGACCAGGGCAGTCTGCCATACAgggcgggggagggagggagcgtctACCCCCGCCTGGCAAGACGCAAGAACAAGCAGAGGGTGTCCAAACCTGTGTCTGACAACAATTCCCTTCAACCACTGACCCGCATACAGGACCCCATGGAGCATGAATGGCAAGGCGCAGAGGAGAGACCGGAATCAGAGTTAACAACAGGCACACGTGAAAACCGTCTATTCA GGCATAGCCGGTCAGAGTGCAGCTATCCCATGATGGAGCAGGAGGTGGAGTCGACGACTGACAGAGTGGAGAGTTGTGGTTCCACACTGGGCTCTGGAGATGAGACATTGGGGGGTGGGGCCTTGTTGAGGGTGACAGGGGCAGGGTACAGGTCAGAGGGTGGGACCTCTGAAACTGGACAGGAACAAATGGATAGGACTGATCAATCAGAGAGCTGTGTTTCTGCAGAGGGTCCAGAAGACCTTAACATTAGCAATAGGTTAGTGGACAGTGACACAGAAGTGGAATTGGGGACAGATACCTTGATTGACAGGGTAGAAAGGTTAGGCACAGCTAATGCTATTGAGAGGGTAGAGGGGTTGGGGACAGATTATTTTATTGacagggtagaggagatggggacacaTATTCTGATTGACAGGGATAGCACTTCAGTGGTGGATGTTGGAGATGAAACCGTGGCTGATGGTTCTGTGGTCTGTACCGATGTTGAGGTTGCAGAGGAAGTGGTGGAGAATGACACAAAACAGCAAGGTGAAGAGGTTGTGACACAGTGTCCAGACAGTAGTGGCGCAGAAGTGAATCCTGGCAAAGTGATTGTGACCTATGTGACTATCAACTCTTTGACCGTAACTTTCAAAGAGGCCTTGGCAGCTGAAGGGTTTTTTAAGAGCTGA